The genomic region AATATaaagaataattaaaatttaataatgctaattacttttcaaaaaaattaaactcTTTAAATagttattatataaaatattagGAGAACCCTAGAAAACTATCTTATAAATAAAATAGTAGATGGATTTGTAAGTTTTATGTGGGTTGTTTTTGTTAATGTTTaaaaaattttaaagtttattttgGAGTGGTAATTTAATGGTTTATTGAGGATTCCGAGTTAGATTTGTGGTGGTGTTACTGTTTTTTGGCAACCTTCTAATTCCTTATGCAATTTTATTTCTTGCACTgattcaatatttaaaaaatatttcactGTGTTTAATTCTTATAAAAAGACTAGCATGAATGAAGCTCTTTAATTGTAATCTCAATAACTTTCATTAGGACTTAATTAAATTTGTTTTGTTAAAAAAATAGCAACATACATATTATTAATACAATTTAGAGGATAGAATCCAACTTCTAACTTAAGAATCTCTACCAAATCATTTCCATAATGTGGATGCCATTAAACGTTCCATTAAAAAATaagttttatttctttcattttgaaAAATTTGTAAAGCTTTAGTGAAACCACAACCTTTTCCATACAACTACTAATAAATTGTggaataatataatacaaattcTAAATGAATTGGAGTGAAGCCTTAGAAGCCTAATTggatttaaaaagaaaattatataATGCTAAAAGTCATTAGGCTTGTTTGAATTTGAAATCACAATGCCAATGACAATGATTAGTAAAAAGAATAAAGTTTGTGGAGTTTAGAGGGAAGAATGAAAGTAAATCCAAATAAATGAGAATTTGAATTATTACAATTTCAATGTTAAAATtgtatcatttttaattttttataatttatttatttatttatatattttagaaTGTAAGTTCTAATTTCTAAAGTTCTTATGAGCAagataataaaaaatatgaaaaagagTGTGAGCATATGTAGGAGGAGGAGGGAGGAAGGGGATCTAGATCATCCAATTTGCCACACACATAATCACAAAAAGATTCCATCCATCTTTACCAttgaaacaagaaagatgatcaaaatcacacaaaaaaaaattcaatttttttatttaatttattttaaatttttcatataacCACTTTACAAGGTGTGGGGGCCTAATACAATACAAACCCTAATAAAGTGGAGGGAAAccttaaaaacttaattaaaactttaatataccTATTAAAAAATCCCAATATTAAGGCACTGAagtgatttgaatttgaaatcacaATGCTAATAATGATGAGGAGAGGAATAAAGTTAGTTTCCAGGTTAGGGGGAAGGATCCACACATTGGGTCATTAAAATTCTAATTTTAGGGCTATATTATATTTAgtctttttaggtttttttttatttaaaaaaaattataaataaattgttCGGTCCATTGCATGAGGTTCAGCTTTCCTTAAAGCCTGCGTTTTATATAGTTTTTGATACGAAAACAGCTTTTCTTGAAAGATGGCAGGGGAAGAAAGAAATCTCTCTGTATTGGGCTGTGGAGATCCCAATGGCAGTGTTTGTAAAAATACAGGATGTGATGAGAATAAAAATGATGGTATTCAGTTTAGGAGACAAAATCTTCCTAAGGTGGGCAGAAAGAAGCATTTGCTTCAGAAGCAAAGGTCATGTAATGAACTGTCAAGAGAAGAAGCATGGCTGAGAAAGAAGGATCAGGTGGTGTGTGAAAAAGAGAGCAGGGCAGTGAATAGAAGTGTTTCAGACTGCGGGGACAGATCAAGGTGTCTCAGGGATGAAGATCTGGAGGAGCTTAGGGGATGCATTGATCTAGGTTTTAGGTTTAGCTTTGATGAAGATCATGATCATCTCTGCAATACTTTTCCTGCTTTGGATTTGTACTATGCCATTAATAGGCAATTCAATGTTTCAAAGTCTAAGTCTTCTCCAGAGAGCAGTTCTGTGCATGGATCAGAATCTTGTGCTCAAAGCCCTTCAAGTCCACTCTCTGATGCATGGAAAATTTCTAGTCCAGG from Cryptomeria japonica chromosome 3, Sugi_1.0, whole genome shotgun sequence harbors:
- the LOC131033648 gene encoding uncharacterized protein LOC131033648; protein product: MAGEERNLSVLGCGDPNGSVCKNTGCDENKNDGIQFRRQNLPKVGRKKHLLQKQRSCNELSREEAWLRKKDQVVCEKESRAVNRSVSDCGDRSRCLRDEDLEELRGCIDLGFRFSFDEDHDHLCNTFPALDLYYAINRQFNVSKSKSSPESSSVHGSESCAQSPSSPLSDAWKISSPGENSQEVKTKLRHWAQLVACSVRESC